The genomic window ACGCCCCAACAGCTGGCCAAACAACTGCGGGATGCGACCAGTCACCGTAAGAGCTACGCTCCCCTGCGCGAACCCGGCTCTTTTCAGCTGATCGATGTGCGGGAGCCGGCAGAATTGGAGCGGGTGAATTTGAATGAGCTGGGCTTTCGTAACTATCCCCTCAGCCAGTACGAGGAGTGGAGCGAACGGATCCTGGCAGAGCTGAACCCCGACCAGCCCACTTTTGTCCTCTGTCA from Thermostichus vulcanus str. 'Rupite' includes these protein-coding regions:
- a CDS encoding rhodanese-like domain-containing protein; this encodes MSNSEGLHPASAIRSITPQQLAKQLRDATSHRKSYAPLREPGSFQLIDVREPAELERVNLNELGFRNYPLSQYEEWSERILAELNPDQPTFVLCHHGIRSAQMSHWLQAHGFTQVHNISGGIHAWACEVDPSLPTY